Proteins encoded in a region of the Uloborus diversus isolate 005 chromosome 1, Udiv.v.3.1, whole genome shotgun sequence genome:
- the LOC129234474 gene encoding mitochondrial import inner membrane translocase subunit Tim23-like → MDRQSGYLNVFPSVDPGMMQYGSNSGVQSISPYLNVDPAFLNQSPEWIFPEGASRLRGRFELAFSQIGGAIMTGAVIGGVQGFHSGWKQMASMEQTLSVKRTQLLNHVLKRGAGVANTLGVVGLMYSGFGVIFSYARGMDDELNTVAAGTATGLLYKSTGGLKKCARGGAIGFGLTALYSLWSSKDRLRQMLDL, encoded by the exons ATGGCTCAAATAGTGGCGTTCAAAGCATATCACCATACTTAAACGTTGATCCAGCATTTTTAAATCAG TCACCTGAATGGATATTTCCTGAAGGAGCATCGAGACTGCGTGGTAGATTTGAATTAGCATTTTCACAAATTGGCGGAGCTATCATGACAG GAGCTGTAATTGGAGGTGTACAAGGCTTTCACAGTGGCTGGAAGCAAATGGCTTCGATGGAACAAACCCTCAGTGTCAAAAGAACTCA ATTGTTGAATCATGTATTAAAAAGGGGTGCAGGAGTGGCTAATACACTTGGTGTTGTTG GATTAATGTACAGTGGCTTTGGGGTAATATTTTCCTATGCCAGGGGAATGGACGATGAATTGAACACAGTCGCTGCAGGAACAGCTACGGGTTTGCTATACAAGTCTACAG GTGGATTAAAGAAATGTGCCCGAGGTGGTGCAATAGGTTTTGGTTTAACAGCTCTGTATAGTTTGTGGAGCAGCAAAGACAGACTAAGACAAATGCTAGACTTAtag